Within Betaproteobacteria bacterium, the genomic segment AAGCTGCTCGACGGCGGCGCGGTGCTGGTGGCGACTGCGACGCATGACGCCGCCAAGACGCGCGCGCTGGAGGCGAAGGGCGCCGCGATCGTGGTGTTGCCGAACCCGGAAGGAAAGGTGGATTTGTTGCGGCTGACACAACATCTGGCCGGCCTGGGCATCAACGAGGTGCTGGTCGAGGCCGGCATGAATCTGGATTCCGCGCTGCTGCGTGCCGGTGTCGTCGACGAATTGCTGCTGTATCTCGCGCCCCACCTGCTCGGCGATGCAGGGCGTGGCATGCTCGACCTGGGAGAACTGACGCAAATGAAGCAGCGCCTGGAATTGCACATCCGCGAGACGCGCCTGTTCGGGCCCGACTTGCGTGTCGTGGCGCGATTTGGGGCGCAATAATGTTCACCGGCATCGTGCAGGCGGTCGGACGGATCGCCGAACTGAAACCCGCCGGTCAGGCGGCGACGGTGACGCTCGATGCGGGCGGACTCGATCTCGGCGACGTTGCGATCGGCGACAGCATTGCCTGCAACGGCGTCTGCCTGACGGTGACGCGGCTGACCCGGGACGGTTTCTCGGTGGATGTTTCCCACGAGACCCTGCGAGTCACCGCCGGATTCACGCCAGGGGCCGTGATCAACCTGGAGAAGTCGCTGAGGCTGGCCGACCGTCTCGGCGGACATCTTGTCAGCGGCCATGTCGACGGCATCGGCGTGGTGCGCACGGTGAATGCGGTGGATGGCAATCGCGAACTGACGATCGCTTTTCCCCGGGAACTCGCGCGCTATTTCGCGCGGAAAGGGTCGGTGACCGTGAACGGCGTCAGCCTGACGATCAACGCGCTGATCGCCGACAGCTTTTCGATCAATCTGATTCCGCATACGCTGGCGGCAACGAATCTGGGCGAGCTGAAGAAGGACAGTCGGGTGAACATGGAAGTGGATCTGGTGGCACGTTACGTCGAGCGCATGCTCGGCCGGGAAGACGTCCGATGAGCACGGCGATCAGCAGTACCCAGGAGATTCTCGCCGACATCAAGGCCGGCAGGATGGTCGTGCTGGTTGACGAGGAAGACCGGGAAAACGAGGGCGACCTGCTGATGGCCGCGGAGTTCGTTACGCCCGATGCGGTCAATTTCATGGCCAAGCACGGGCGCGGGCTGATCTGCCTGACGCTGACCGAGGAGCGTTGCCGGCAGATCGACCTGCCCCTGATGGTCGGCGACAACCGGTCCCGCATGGGTACCAATTTCACGCTGTCGATCGAAGCCGCGAGCGGCGTGACGACCGGCATTTCGGCGGCCGATCGCGCGCGTACGGTGCGGGCGGCAGTCAAAAAAGATGCCAAGCCGGAAGACATCGTGCAGCCTGGCCATATCTTTCCGTTGATGGCGCAGAAGGGCGGCGTGCTGGTCCGCGCCGGGCACACCGAGGCCGGTTGCGACCTGGCGCAACTCGCCGGCCTGATTCCGGCGGCGGTGATCTGCGAAGTGCTGAAAGACGACGGCGACATGGCGCGCCTGCCCGACCTGATCGAATTCGCGCACACGCACAAGCTCAGGATCGGTACCATCGCCGATCTGATCCAGCATCGCAGCCGTACCGAATCGCTGGTCGAAAGAGTCGCGGAGCGCGATCTCGAGACCATGCACGGCGCCTTTCGCCTGGTTGCCTACCGCGACAAAAGCTCGCGCGACACCCACATTGCGCTGGTGAGGGGGGAAGTCTCCCCGGGACGCGAGACACTGGTTCGTGTGCACGAACCGTTGTCGGTGGCCGATCTGCTGGATGCCGGCAGCCGCAGCCATTCGTGGAATCTCAACGATGCCTTGCGCGTGATTGCGGCCGCGGACAACGGCGTGGTCGTGCTGCTCCATCGCACCGAAACCGGTGCCGAATTGCTGAATCGTTTGAACATGGCCGAGGATGCCATGGCGCAGAAAGTCGATCTGCGCACCTATGGTATCGGGGCGCAGATCCTGCGCGACCTCGGCGTAACGCGCATGAAACTTCTGGCCGCGCCGCGCAAGATGCCGAGCATGGCCGGTTTCGATCTGGAAGTGACGGGATATTTGCAACCGAAAGAGAAGCCGTGAATATCGTGAATCTCGTACTAGCTTTGTCTTGCTCGAGGCCGCGAGTAAGATTGCAAAACGTTTACGGCATTCACGATATTCACGACGAACATGGCAACTGACAACGACATATTTCAAGTCAAACCCGACCTCGACGGCGCAGGGCTACGCATCGGCATCGTGGTCGGTCGTTTCAACCAGGATGTCGGCGACGGCCTGCTCTCGGCTTGTACGGTGGAACTCGGCAAGCTGGGCGTAGCGGGCAACGACATCGAGATCGTGACCGTACCCGGTGCGCTGGAAATTCCCCTCGCGCTGCAGAAGCTGGCGGGTACCGGACATTACGATGCACTGGTGGCGCTCGGCGCAGTCATTCGCGGCGAGACTTATCATTTCGAAGTGGTGGCTAACGAATCGGCTGACGGCGTGATGACGGTGCAACTCGATACCGGGGTGCCGATCGCGAACGGCATCCTGACTACGGATAGCGACGACCAGGCGGCGGCCCGCATGCACGAGAAGGGCGCGGACTGCGCGCGCGTGGCCGTGGAGATGGCGAATCTGATGCAGGCAATCGATGAAGAACAGTAGGCGGCGCGCCCGCGAGTTTGCGCTGCAGGCAATCTACCAGTGGTTGGTGAACGAATCCGCCGCCGAGACGCTGCTTGCGCAACTGCGGGAGCAGAAGGACTTTCCCAAGGCGGATCAGCCCCTGG encodes:
- a CDS encoding riboflavin synthase; this encodes MFTGIVQAVGRIAELKPAGQAATVTLDAGGLDLGDVAIGDSIACNGVCLTVTRLTRDGFSVDVSHETLRVTAGFTPGAVINLEKSLRLADRLGGHLVSGHVDGIGVVRTVNAVDGNRELTIAFPRELARYFARKGSVTVNGVSLTINALIADSFSINLIPHTLAATNLGELKKDSRVNMEVDLVARYVERMLGREDVR
- the ribB gene encoding 3,4-dihydroxy-2-butanone-4-phosphate synthase gives rise to the protein MSTAISSTQEILADIKAGRMVVLVDEEDRENEGDLLMAAEFVTPDAVNFMAKHGRGLICLTLTEERCRQIDLPLMVGDNRSRMGTNFTLSIEAASGVTTGISAADRARTVRAAVKKDAKPEDIVQPGHIFPLMAQKGGVLVRAGHTEAGCDLAQLAGLIPAAVICEVLKDDGDMARLPDLIEFAHTHKLRIGTIADLIQHRSRTESLVERVAERDLETMHGAFRLVAYRDKSSRDTHIALVRGEVSPGRETLVRVHEPLSVADLLDAGSRSHSWNLNDALRVIAAADNGVVVLLHRTETGAELLNRLNMAEDAMAQKVDLRTYGIGAQILRDLGVTRMKLLAAPRKMPSMAGFDLEVTGYLQPKEKP
- a CDS encoding 6,7-dimethyl-8-ribityllumazine synthase, with the translated sequence MATDNDIFQVKPDLDGAGLRIGIVVGRFNQDVGDGLLSACTVELGKLGVAGNDIEIVTVPGALEIPLALQKLAGTGHYDALVALGAVIRGETYHFEVVANESADGVMTVQLDTGVPIANGILTTDSDDQAAARMHEKGADCARVAVEMANLMQAIDEEQ